The following proteins come from a genomic window of Solwaraspora sp. WMMA2065:
- a CDS encoding BTAD domain-containing putative transcriptional regulator, with protein sequence MAEVWFGVLGPLAAQTGSQTLAIAGPRQRNVLAVLLVNVNHSVPVSELAVAVWGDAAPEAGRRQIQNAVSQIRATLARYGHAGPQRNEFGYSLCVAPENLDLLQFELLVARGHEFEADGDLARAADSLRAALARWRGPALADLGGDRIRALAAHLDERRLAVVETYARQALASGPADRLVDDLAGLAKRHPLRERLTAAYMHALYRAGRQADALAAYRQAATSLGDELGVDPGPELAEMFQRVLRHDPALDPPPAARTANRRSAARDEPWPSGDGYPFRDRRSGPVVVPAQLPADVAEFTGRQTELDWLDGLLDAGSAADAGTAGSTVTVAMICGLAGVGKTALAVRWARRVLHRFPDGQLFVDLRGADEHDPLSPAEALSGFLTALGVPGVEHPDDLAARAARFRTAVAGRRLLVVLDNAATAEQVRPLLPGTGSCMVLITSRDTVAGLAAVQGARRLTLDLLPEPDAVDLLRQLIGAPAVAEPEVAAGLAIRCGRLPLALRIAAELVVSRPDTDLAGLVSELSRWQGRLDILDIGDDPRAAVGTVFSWSVRHLPEPAVRVLRLLSVHPGPDLDAYAVAALAGTGLDPARLAMARLVRAHLVHPTRPGRFGIHDLVRAFAAGLSRDTDTGTDRRAARQRLFDHYLGTASTAMDRLHPANRPYRPDVAPPTPPTPDLSDPAAAARWLDAELDNLITISTYAAGHGWSRHAVALSGVLHRYLVNGQWPAHARTVHTNALLAARQVGDPGGQARALLGLGSAHFHAARFGPAAARLKQAAALFRHTADRTGEARMLGTLGCVEARQGRYGSAIGSLRRSVTLLRELGDRNGEANGLNNLSWVELDLGRPEQAAGYSRRALGLYRDIGDPVGEPHALLSLGRAEAMLGQPQAASARYEQARRQFLRHDDRFGAVLVRLSLGMLQNQLGEWTNAAELLTEALALAAGDRAREAEVLNELGIAAHGAGRWVDAVSRHSTALAVATDTGVPRECARAHAGLGRAYRGSGDLDRARQHAEEAGAWYARLVPAALPE encoded by the coding sequence GTGGCTGAGGTCTGGTTCGGTGTACTGGGCCCGCTGGCGGCGCAAACCGGATCGCAGACGTTGGCCATCGCCGGGCCCAGACAGCGCAACGTGCTGGCGGTACTTCTGGTCAACGTCAACCATTCGGTTCCCGTCTCGGAACTGGCGGTCGCCGTCTGGGGAGACGCCGCTCCCGAGGCCGGCCGGCGCCAGATCCAGAACGCGGTCTCACAGATCCGTGCCACACTGGCCCGTTACGGACACGCAGGGCCGCAACGGAACGAGTTCGGCTACAGCCTCTGCGTCGCGCCCGAGAACCTGGACCTGCTCCAGTTCGAGCTGCTTGTCGCCAGGGGCCACGAGTTCGAAGCCGACGGTGATCTGGCCCGCGCTGCGGACAGCCTGCGCGCGGCCCTCGCACGGTGGCGTGGCCCGGCACTGGCGGACCTGGGCGGCGACCGGATCCGTGCCCTCGCCGCCCACCTCGACGAACGGCGGCTGGCCGTCGTCGAGACGTACGCGCGGCAGGCGCTGGCCAGCGGCCCGGCCGACCGGCTGGTTGACGACCTGGCCGGACTCGCGAAACGCCATCCGCTTCGTGAACGGCTGACCGCCGCGTACATGCATGCCCTCTACCGGGCGGGCCGGCAGGCCGACGCGCTGGCGGCGTACCGGCAGGCGGCGACCTCCCTCGGCGACGAGTTGGGGGTCGATCCCGGCCCGGAGCTCGCCGAGATGTTCCAGCGGGTCCTGCGTCACGATCCAGCGCTCGATCCGCCGCCCGCCGCCCGCACCGCGAACCGGCGGTCTGCGGCACGCGACGAGCCCTGGCCGTCCGGTGACGGGTACCCGTTCAGGGATCGCCGGAGCGGACCGGTTGTCGTACCGGCGCAGTTGCCGGCCGACGTCGCGGAGTTCACCGGTCGCCAGACCGAGCTTGACTGGCTGGATGGGCTCCTGGACGCCGGGTCAGCTGCCGATGCCGGGACGGCCGGGTCCACCGTCACGGTCGCCATGATCTGTGGCCTGGCAGGTGTCGGAAAAACCGCGCTCGCGGTGCGCTGGGCGCGCCGAGTCCTCCACCGGTTCCCGGACGGTCAACTCTTCGTCGACCTCCGTGGTGCCGACGAACACGACCCCCTGTCCCCGGCGGAGGCGCTGAGCGGATTCCTGACGGCGCTGGGTGTGCCCGGTGTCGAACATCCGGACGACCTCGCCGCGCGTGCAGCCCGGTTCCGCACCGCAGTCGCCGGCCGCCGGCTGCTCGTCGTGCTGGACAATGCCGCGACCGCCGAACAGGTACGGCCGCTGCTTCCAGGCACCGGATCGTGCATGGTGCTGATCACCAGCCGGGACACCGTCGCAGGGCTGGCCGCCGTGCAGGGCGCACGGCGGCTGACACTCGATCTGCTGCCGGAGCCGGATGCCGTCGACCTGCTGCGCCAACTGATCGGCGCGCCGGCGGTCGCCGAGCCCGAGGTCGCCGCCGGGCTGGCGATCCGCTGCGGGCGGCTCCCACTCGCGCTGCGGATCGCGGCCGAGCTGGTGGTCTCGCGTCCGGACACGGACCTCGCAGGGCTGGTGTCCGAATTATCCAGGTGGCAGGGCCGGCTCGACATTCTGGATATCGGTGACGATCCGCGGGCAGCGGTCGGCACCGTCTTCTCGTGGTCGGTCCGACACCTGCCCGAGCCAGCTGTCCGGGTGCTACGGCTGCTCAGCGTGCACCCCGGCCCGGACCTCGACGCGTACGCCGTCGCGGCGTTGGCCGGGACCGGACTCGACCCCGCCCGGCTGGCGATGGCCAGGCTCGTCCGAGCGCACCTCGTCCACCCGACCCGGCCCGGTCGGTTCGGGATCCATGACCTGGTACGCGCCTTCGCGGCCGGACTGAGCCGCGACACCGACACCGGGACCGACCGGCGGGCGGCCCGGCAGCGGCTCTTCGACCATTACCTGGGCACCGCGAGCACCGCCATGGACCGGCTGCATCCGGCCAACCGACCGTACCGACCCGATGTCGCGCCGCCGACCCCGCCGACGCCGGACCTCTCCGATCCTGCCGCCGCCGCCCGCTGGCTCGACGCCGAACTGGACAACCTGATCACGATCTCCACCTACGCCGCCGGCCACGGCTGGTCACGACACGCGGTGGCGCTGTCGGGGGTCCTGCACCGGTATCTCGTCAACGGCCAGTGGCCGGCTCACGCCCGCACCGTCCACACCAACGCGCTGCTGGCCGCGCGGCAGGTCGGTGACCCGGGCGGGCAGGCCCGGGCGCTGCTCGGTCTCGGCAGCGCACATTTCCACGCCGCCCGCTTCGGGCCGGCCGCCGCCCGGTTGAAGCAGGCCGCCGCACTGTTCCGGCACACCGCCGACCGCACCGGAGAGGCACGGATGTTGGGCACGCTCGGCTGTGTCGAAGCCCGACAGGGCCGGTACGGGTCGGCGATCGGCAGCCTGCGGCGTTCGGTGACGCTCCTGCGGGAGCTCGGCGACCGCAACGGGGAGGCCAACGGCCTGAACAATCTCAGCTGGGTGGAGCTGGACCTCGGGCGCCCCGAGCAGGCCGCCGGGTACAGCCGGCGGGCGCTCGGCCTGTACCGCGACATCGGCGACCCGGTCGGCGAACCACATGCCCTGCTCAGCCTGGGCAGGGCCGAGGCGATGCTCGGCCAGCCGCAGGCCGCTTCCGCTCGCTACGAGCAGGCCCGGCGACAGTTCCTCCGGCACGACGACCGGTTCGGGGCCGTCCTGGTCCGCCTCAGCCTCGGCATGTTGCAGAACCAGCTCGGCGAGTGGACCAACGCCGCAGAACTACTCACTGAAGCGTTGGCGCTGGCTGCCGGTGACCGGGCCAGGGAGGCGGAGGTGCTCAACGAACTCGGCATCGCCGCCCACGGCGCCGGCAGATGGGTCGACGCCGTCTCCCGTCACTCGACGGCTCTGGCGGTCGCCACCGATACCGGCGTGCCCCGGGAGTGTGCCCGGGCCCATGCCGGCCTGGGGCGGGCGTACCGGGGCAGCGGCGACCTCGACCGGGCACGACAGCATGCCGAGGAGGCGGGAGCCTGGTACGCGCGGCTTGTCCCCGCCGCTCTGCCAGAATGA
- a CDS encoding peptidoglycan-binding domain-containing protein, with protein sequence MKSPVFVGVRGNGLVSFTLVLVLMSTAVFVFGGSTGAAAAYPQCDTEHTFQHTSTGGNLAAPVSSGNNANCVLGRGSSGHGVTRLQWVLNKCYNAGLATDGIYGAKTEAAIRWLQSEAGISKDGVYGPVTRNNMMFPVYGIEQFFGCFGFSVVPGS encoded by the coding sequence ATGAAATCACCGGTATTCGTTGGGGTGCGGGGGAACGGTCTTGTCTCCTTCACTCTCGTATTGGTCCTGATGTCCACGGCGGTGTTCGTCTTCGGAGGCTCCACCGGCGCGGCGGCCGCGTATCCACAGTGCGACACGGAACACACGTTCCAGCACACGTCGACCGGCGGCAATCTGGCAGCCCCGGTATCGTCGGGGAACAACGCGAACTGTGTCCTTGGTCGGGGTAGCAGTGGCCACGGTGTGACTCGTTTGCAGTGGGTACTCAACAAGTGTTACAACGCGGGTCTGGCGACTGATGGAATCTACGGTGCCAAAACCGAGGCGGCCATCAGGTGGCTCCAGTCAGAGGCCGGAATCTCCAAGGACGGGGTCTACGGTCCGGTCACCAGGAACAATATGATGTTCCCCGTCTACGGGATAGAACAGTTCTTCGGGTGTTTCGGCTTCTCCGTCGTTCCTGGATCTTAG